In Phaseolus vulgaris cultivar G19833 chromosome 3, P. vulgaris v2.0, whole genome shotgun sequence, the sequence TCCTGATGGCAATGATGGCTGCGAACCTTTTTGTGAGCATAAAGCCTAAGAACTTACCCGCCTTAACCCCGAAgacgcacttctcggggttcagcttgaggtccatggtgaggtggtggcacaaaaaatatgggtcgatgcctggcatgtctaAGGCGATCCATGTGAATGCATCTAAGTGGCGCGAGATCACCGCTGCCACTTCGTCTTGTTCTTCCTGGCTCAACAAACGCCCCAGCTTGAATATCTTGTCACCAATCTGCCTCTCCACCACGTTGTCTACTGGTTGGGGTCGCCTATCCCGTACGCTCTCTGCACGAGACTCGTTTCTGCGATCTTCTCCTATAGGTGTCGCCTCATCGACTTTTCCCATGGGCGAGGCCCCCTCGGATACCTCTTCCATGGGCGAGACCTCCCCATGTGTTTTTTCTAAGCGCACATCTTCCCCTGGCATCGCCTCCGCGGGTGAGGCCTCGACAGGCGTCGGCTTCGCAGATGTCGCCTCTTCTATGGACTCCACCTTCATCGGCGTAGCTGAGATGGGCGATCGTTCAagcaccatgaacacgcctctctttgtcctTAAGCTACTTTCATAGCATTTTCCCTCTTCCTGATCTGATTTAATTACGATCACCTTGCCACTAAGATCtgacaacttcatcttcatgtggcgcgtggaggccacTGCTCTTAGCCTATTCagcgttggtcttcccaacaagaTGCTGTAGGCTGAATTGACGTTTACAACTAAATACCGGATGCTCTCGATACGCGACGTCGTTCCATTAGTAAatgtcgtcctcagctccaggTAGCCACGCACCTTAACTTGGTCCCCTGTGaacctgatggagatcaagctcgagtggacatggaggccaatcatcaagagcaagaagaggttgaggctcaaatggaggacgctctTGGagttcaaagcccacctcaaaggcttaccaggagcatgttcaaggctttagaagctaatggacgtttattttctcttttttgtaatttctttgtttgaaggtgcttagagggaaacattagaaacctcttttgttaaagcatcttttagtctttagttaggagtcttagggggggtgtgcgttagtagagaggtgtaggagtaatagggaggtgctaaagtgagagaagaggtcacaccttcctcatgcttggcgccactttcatgtaTTTGGGggaaattttgaaattaattagctttgcatttcagcacctctaggctataaattaaggtgttgcctttgtatttttcGGATCTGAATTTTGATTacagaaactatactcaaattttgagagagcattggagagctttgtgccttcctcacttagtcttatcttgagagttctatggttacctcaagtggcggcttgcacactcatcttggagtcaccatcctctaagtggcgtgatcatccaaccattcttccatcttcatgagctttcttttctccttccttccttctctttttatgttcatgtcttagcttgcttcCTTTGTTTTTTCAGTTCTGCATTTTCAGTTCATATGTGTTTTGCTGTGGTTCATTTGCttctttgttgttcttcattgtttcttcttcatttctagccTTTTTTATTCCGTGCAATTCTGTTCTTGTGATTTTTGTTCGGtgcctttgccttttcttccatttttgttcggttcaatttgacaatacatggaacttccatatgagtttgggttttggtactagtcttggtgagttcgtgatcatagaaccttgatccaattctatcttaaagttcctatctcatatccaactcaagatgattccaaagaatgtcaagaatcattcgtagtgtgctattggaatcatatcatgtggtatcatgagcttaggtgtgttcttgtttaatttttgagttgtgttgcactttatttcaagagctctttaatttctgtccagccggttgacctgggacgtctttgtgcccaacctcacccgtcagctagggactccttcccactggttacctgtgggttcctgcaaagaaggacaaaggggcgccctagcggccgtgtgcactccgacgctcaagtcagcgagcaagaaacaccaaaactttacacatccgtatcggagcaccgtggatggcactctgaaggtggtcaaaagaaactgtgtctagtgtctaTTTTCTCCTCCTGGAAAACAACCTctctccctagtcccttgttcgtagcctcaagactcgagcaagcaactagagtgtgttctgggaaagtctgccaaaagttccaaccccctttccaacattcaaggcgctattGAAACTACTCTaacatttaaagcgtcttaaagcgcatttaattataaaacgttcagcgcctttaagacgtttaaaccgcttggagcatttatagtaccttaaacgctcgaaacgtaaactttattaaatagctttaattaccttgtacctgacaaattgaagtttctattctgacttggctgctattacacgtggagggcctcacagcaccgtgaccccacttgggggtatttcctcatgtgagtcctcctacctgggagtgcatctgcgcaaggggtgactttttgggtgccaaatcatgcccccaaacctctagtcactcactttgagagcgtatctaccttcctctcgtaccctgcacctggctgccCCCGGGTGTGTCCCTTCTCATGAGTCGTAACTAtaccaagggcgtctctggggcggaatgggcacttcacgagtcagattgctctccgctggcgctattactatggccttgaagccacctttctcttctctttattgttaccccgggttatcggggtttgaggccttcccagggcgtcactccctccatggtctttcctacccatgggtatcggggagcaacgctgtggttgccttgcttttgtgaaattttacctgggcgacgccctaccttggcgacACCTGCTCTAGACGacgtcttatcttggcgacgcttcctcttggcgacgccttgcctctTGGCGTCTCCTGACCTTGGGGACGCTTGGCCTTGGCGTCACCTGACCTTGGGGACGCTTGGCcttggcgtcgcctcacctaggcgtcgcctcacctaggcggcgccttatgttgacttcgacctcgacgctgactttgaccttgactttatcaacgcccgggtacgggacggtacacaagccccccagtcttaagctgatgacttgttttcagcgaaaagactaaggcctcgcccacgccatccacgtggcatccTGGTGACGTGTCACTCTTGCTGACGTGACACTCCTCAAActattgacgtgacattctctgaaccacaggtgatggagatcaagcccggAATCACATCAACAGGGGTGCTCTTAAtagctgattggacatcctctgagaCGGGGAAAGCACCACTTTTTGGGGCCACACTTAATCGCTTGCCATGTGGTTCATCACGCGGTCAGCCTCACAAGCCTCTTGTGCTCCCAGCGAGCGCTGATCCTCTGACACGCGACTCAATCGCACGATCCcaaattagcgcctcttgggttgcaaatgtaacgtttaagttacccaaaaccccgcgctcaaaaccactgtttcatccactttctctgcacTCCCGCACTGTTCATCTCCTTCGAGCTCTTTCTTTGCAATCCCCGCTCTCTCCTTCGTGCTTCCATTCCTTCCCTACTTCGAcactcaaaggtatgatttttctacATCCATGATTCTTCCTCTTCATTGTGTTGCATTACTGTGTATGAACTACCTGGGACTGCTTGTGTTTCTGCATTTCTGCGTTCTTTTCGCTCCTTCGTCCTTCTCCGCTCTCTTCTCCCCTTTCTTGGTAACTTTGCGTGGGGTTTAGGTGGCATTTTCCTTGACATcgcttgttaaaacccttttcctttcttctttctccaactATTTATCCGCATCATGGTGCGCCTGAAACGAAGGTCcagttctccccccaagaccgaCTACAAGGCCCTCTATAAATGGGCCCCTGACGATCTTCTAAACGAATGCACCACCTTGACGACCTTTCAAGACTTGGAGAACCATCGGGGTGACCCCCATTTATACAACTTCAatgccttctgccgcacccacGATGCCCACATTTCCGTCCGCCCCGGTAGGCCAGGGGAACCTATTTGTGTGGATGACAGACCCAGGAGTGGGGCcccctttttcttcatgtatCAAATTGTATTCAAACACGTTGGTGTACGCCTTGCGTTCACacctgtaccgaccaggtcatcgggtgcgatgacgtgtcTTGCGCGTGCccgggtggggcgtgctcagtggaacacgtaggctagaaaagatgaatggttcagaagtgagcatagtcgccggtTACACTGAGTTGGCGTTCTCTGATCTCTAGTGTGCGTTACCGGCGGTCGCCAGAGTTACGTCGCAATCGCCGTATGAGAGtgctaggagatcaggtggtgaGAGGTCGCCGAAGAATGCTAGGAGCTCGGGTGGTTTGCACGTCGCCacgaggagcacatcgccggatctcccagtaaactcagttaaaactgttagaggctcagaagggtaatctcaatcgtgtaagttcagtaagatgactgttgcgccagcatggggcgtgaaggctgagtgggttgaagggaacagattgcccatcagcgacaggattcccagaggggacattcgttggtggcaaggtttcctcagctcgagcatgcatggcgtagcagtaaGGAAGGTGGCACTTGCGACGAGCggtatcacagagatgatgcactttgttgcatccgatactcgccttgtcgggtgatgtttcacagcgcattgtgcgctagcttgctccttgagttgaggacttagctgtgtggctggttactacacaggaatgacgttcaagttgccccaatccagatgacgacacgtgtagggttggatgttaccagttactccaacctagatgatgacacgtgtagggttgggagcaATGGAGAAATGATGCTCAAGTTGCCTTGGCttagatgacgacacgtgtagggctgggcgctacctgctatcccagtccagatggtgacacgtgcagggctggatgcgagccacgcgtcaaAAGGCATAACGGCctagagagagaagaaacctagctataaaggtaaccttaacagaatttgcagaggtacgtttttcattacggctgatactgctagggttgtgtgcctacagtacggtcctacatagcatattctctcttagtttttgggtgttcttgccactgacttgagcgtcggagcgccaccggccgcagaggcgccactatgtgtttttcaggttcccagagaggctatctgtggagtggacttggagggcacgtggtgtcaagctggtgaggaagatcgtgacgaggcaacgctcttgcgctaagtcaaccggcaggatcaacacccttcgagagggaactcctcacggaGATTAATAcggcccctgcccagctacatcccaatagctgggcctttgttcgggcctttcaaattctttgtggatatcTAGGCGTTCTCCCTTCGGTGGACGTCTTTCtacacttcttcgaggtgaagaagcaagggaaaagcctctgggtgagcttttccgggatcgctggCAGGATCCTCCTTTCCCTCTTTCAGAACTCGTATAAAggctggaaaggaaaattcttcaggTTGTGCTGCGCCAAATaggaccccacagccttggatggcttcccACTATACTGGACAGAGCATCCCAAGCTGCTCAAGCCTAAGGCCCTGGATGAGCTGTCCTCTGCTGATAGGGGGGcatgcaaggccttggctggcctggggatcgTTTTCGACACGCTTAAGCTCATAGCGTGCGAATACAACGCACACACCCtttccacctattttggtagggAGGCTTGTTTCTTGTTGCCCTTTCTTATCTTTGTTTTACTGCATCATGCTTGTTCTGTTGGCCTCCTCCACCTGTTTCCCTCGTTGTTAAGTGTCTTTATGTTTCGTTTATCTGCGTGCTTTGTGGATTTATATAACTGCATTGGCCTTAACT encodes:
- the LOC137839267 gene encoding uncharacterized protein encodes the protein MIGLHVHSSLISIRFTGDQVKVRGYLELRTTFTNGTTSRIESIRYLVVNVNSAYSILLGRPTLNRLRAVASTRHMKMKLSDLSGKVIVIKSDQEEGKCYESSLRTKRGVFMVLERSPISATPMKVESIEEATSAKPTPVEASPAEAMPGEDVRLEKTHGEVSPMEEVSEGASPMGKVDEATPIGEDRRNESRAESVRDRRPQPVDNVVERQIGDKIFKLGRLLSQEEQDEVAAVISRHLDAFTWIALDMPGIDPYFLCHHLTMDLKLNPEKCVFGVKAGKFLGFMLTKRFAAIIAIRSPTLVKEVQQLTGRMAALSRFVSAGGEKGHPYFQCLKRNSRFTWTDESEAVFLKLKEYLATPPVLCKPRVGVPLRLYFAVTEWAISFVLVQEHDQV